The bacterium genome has a segment encoding these proteins:
- the pyrH gene encoding UMP kinase — MKPIYKRFILKLSGEALAGKNGFGIGSEALISISKEIKEVWSMNCEICVVLGGGNIYRGSSRDASVIDKVNADYMGMLATVINGLALQNTLEKLGLETRVQSSFDMRQFCEPYIRRRAIRHLEKGRIIILVGGTGNPYFTTDTAAALKAVEVGAEAVLKATKVDGIYSADPFLDPNAKRYDRLTYSEALQKRLKIMDSSAISLCMENNIPVIVFNLFEKGNLQKVLMGKGKNTILSDTDSLK; from the coding sequence ATGAAACCTATTTATAAAAGATTTATCTTAAAACTTTCAGGGGAAGCTCTTGCTGGTAAGAACGGTTTTGGTATAGGTTCGGAGGCGTTGATATCTATATCTAAAGAAATAAAAGAAGTATGGAGTATGAATTGTGAGATATGCGTTGTGCTTGGAGGAGGCAATATATATAGAGGTAGTTCAAGGGATGCGTCTGTTATTGATAAGGTGAACGCTGATTATATGGGTATGTTGGCTACAGTAATAAACGGGCTTGCATTACAGAACACTCTTGAGAAGTTGGGCTTGGAAACGAGGGTCCAGAGTTCTTTTGATATGCGACAATTTTGCGAACCGTATATAAGACGGAGAGCAATAAGGCACCTTGAAAAAGGTAGGATAATAATATTAGTTGGAGGTACAGGTAACCCTTATTTTACAACAGATACTGCTGCTGCCTTAAAAGCTGTTGAAGTGGGAGCAGAGGCGGTTCTGAAAGCAACCAAGGTTGACGGAATATATTCTGCGGACCCTTTCCTTGACCCTAATGCTAAACGGTATGATAGGTTGACTTACTCAGAGGCTCTCCAGAAAAGGCTTAAAATAATGGATAGTTCAGCGATTTCTCTCTGTATGGAGAACAATATTCCAGTTATTGTTTTTAATCTGTTTGAAAAAGGTAACCTGCAAAAAGTATTGATGGGTAAAGGAAAAAATACTATCCTATCAGATACTGACAGTTTAAAATAA
- the frr gene encoding ribosome recycling factor: protein MKNKILVEAKKKMESTAEFFNKEVGGLRAGRASVSLLESIVVEYFGAKMPVSQLATITIPQPQLIVVQPWDKSIINDVNKAILSSNLGLNPISDSSVIKIPIPPLSQERREEIVKILYKMGEEAKVEIREIRRKANDELKKSEKSKSISEDELYKGIDEVQEATDKFTKEIDSRMESKAKEIREG, encoded by the coding sequence ATGAAAAATAAAATTTTAGTTGAAGCAAAAAAGAAGATGGAGAGTACGGCAGAGTTTTTTAATAAAGAAGTAGGAGGATTAAGAGCTGGGCGTGCGTCAGTGTCTTTACTTGAAAGTATAGTTGTAGAGTATTTTGGGGCAAAAATGCCTGTAAGCCAGTTGGCAACTATTACTATTCCGCAACCTCAATTGATAGTGGTGCAACCGTGGGATAAAAGTATTATCAATGATGTTAATAAAGCTATATTGAGTAGCAATTTAGGCCTTAATCCTATATCTGATTCGAGCGTAATTAAGATACCTATCCCTCCACTTAGCCAAGAGAGGAGAGAGGAGATAGTTAAAATTTTGTATAAAATGGGCGAAGAAGCAAAAGTTGAGATAAGAGAAATTAGAAGAAAAGCTAACGATGAACTAAAAAAATCTGAAAAGAGTAAATCTATCTCCGAAGATGAGTTATATAAAGGGATAGACGAGGTTCAGGAAGCAACAGATAAGTTTACAAAAGAGATAGATAGTAGAATGGAAAGTAAAGCTAAAGAGATAAGGGAAGGATAA
- the cmk gene encoding (d)CMP kinase — MKNLVIAIDGPAGSGKSTVAKALAEKLGFMYVDTGAMYRALTFNAIRKNIPFTDVDRLVDMSKNAVMSFRIVEGKNRIFLNGEDISDFIRTEEISKLTHHIASILTIREILWRLQRELRKEHNIVMEGRDIGSKVFPDAQIKIFLDASIKERAIRRYKQLKEMGIEGDINCIETDIRQRDKNDEERDIAPLVKLPDSHVVDTTGMEATQVADKIVSMIQKMSIIPMPGAV, encoded by the coding sequence ATGAAAAACTTAGTTATTGCTATCGATGGTCCAGCAGGTTCAGGAAAAAGTACTGTGGCAAAAGCTCTTGCTGAAAAACTTGGGTTTATGTATGTTGATACGGGAGCAATGTATAGAGCTTTAACTTTTAATGCTATTAGAAAAAATATACCTTTTACTGATGTTGATAGACTTGTTGATATGTCAAAAAATGCTGTAATGAGTTTTCGGATTGTTGAAGGGAAAAACAGGATCTTTTTGAACGGTGAAGATATTAGTGATTTTATAAGAACGGAAGAGATAAGTAAATTGACTCATCATATAGCATCAATTCTTACTATTAGAGAAATTTTATGGCGTTTGCAAAGAGAATTGAGAAAAGAGCATAATATTGTTATGGAGGGTAGAGATATTGGTAGTAAAGTTTTTCCTGATGCTCAGATAAAAATATTTCTTGACGCAAGCATTAAAGAGAGAGCAATAAGAAGGTATAAGCAACTTAAAGAAATGGGTATTGAAGGAGATATAAACTGTATAGAAACAGATATAAGACAGAGAGATAAAAACGACGAAGAAAGAGACATTGCGCCTCTTGTCAAACTTCCAGATTCCCATGTTGTTGATACTACCGGAATGGAGGCTACGCAGGTAGCAGATAAGATTGTGTCTATGATACAAAAGATGTCAATAATTCCTATGCCGGGAGCTGTTTGA